A portion of the Mycoplasma sp. (ex Biomphalaria glabrata) genome contains these proteins:
- a CDS encoding ABC transporter ATP-binding protein — protein sequence MKNNENKETSNLPSIEEERSSLINTTKKIMNDSILINVENVSKVYSKKTLHGTEKFYANDNVSLVIKRGERVGIIGANGAGKTTLVEMIAGLRTVTSGEIQYNFLGMREGKSSKECIGLQFQNNLYPEGIKVRNILDYFINVFELDRNKIYGEYAKVFQLTTLLNKYANNLSGGQKQRLNALTSIMHHPELIILDEISTGLDIFARHEITTFISRTLEQFNLTLIAISHNMPEIEQLCDRVITIHKGKILYDEPLSKIIKEHGSLQVYVDKYFDKYGNEIEIGAE from the coding sequence ATGAAAAATAATGAAAATAAAGAAACGAGTAATCTTCCTTCTATTGAAGAAGAAAGATCTTCTTTAATTAACACCACAAAGAAAATTATGAACGATTCTATTTTAATCAATGTAGAAAATGTTAGCAAAGTATATAGTAAAAAAACTTTGCATGGAACAGAAAAATTTTATGCCAATGATAATGTTTCGTTAGTCATTAAGCGTGGCGAAAGAGTAGGAATTATCGGAGCTAATGGTGCTGGTAAAACAACATTAGTTGAAATGATAGCTGGATTAAGAACTGTAACTTCAGGGGAAATTCAATATAATTTCTTAGGAATGAGAGAAGGAAAATCGTCAAAAGAATGTATAGGTTTACAATTTCAAAATAATTTATACCCCGAGGGAATAAAAGTTAGAAATATCTTGGATTATTTTATAAATGTTTTTGAATTAGATCGTAATAAGATTTATGGTGAATATGCTAAGGTTTTCCAATTAACAACACTATTAAACAAATACGCAAATAATTTATCAGGCGGTCAAAAACAAAGATTGAATGCTTTAACATCGATTATGCACCATCCTGAATTAATTATTTTAGATGAAATATCGACCGGACTTGATATCTTTGCAAGACATGAAATTACAACTTTTATTTCCAGAACATTGGAACAGTTTAATTTGACATTAATAGCTATATCACACAATATGCCGGAAATCGAACAGTTATGCGATCGCGTTATTACGATTCACAAGGGTAAAATTCTTTATGATGAACCTTTATCAAAAATAATAAAAGAACATGGTTCGTTACAGGTGTATGTTGACAAATATTTTGATAAATACGGGAACGAAATTGAGATAGGAGCAGAGTAA
- a CDS encoding glucose-6-phosphate isomerase: MIKLNLNNVKYLNLSNERLIESLFLTIEKELSFQEKMPNNFVGWRSWPKNYDKKEFVAMKKIAKQWNKEMTHSKKTNYLVVVGIGGSYLGSKAALDFIQGLYPNRNCEFMFLGNTMSSDYVFQCLKKLEDANFYVNVISKSGTTLEPSIGFHLVLDLLIKKYGEKEAATRIVSTTDAKKGVLVDISKKLDVPTFVIPDNIGGRYSVLTPVGVFPMLVAGIDVDAIFKGAQQAMIDLKKPSINNPAYLYAYTRNILAKQGKRVETFVSFEMQMNFYNEFLKQLFGESEGKDRLGIWPTSCIYSTDLHSLGQPMQEGPDFLFETFIKIKRACSNVVIEKTKDNLDGLNYLDGKNLHSINYAAYTGTLDAHSNDGQKSIIEIEIECMDAYNFGYLSQFFFNACAISCLIHGVNPFDQNGVEVYKKNMFKLLGKK; the protein is encoded by the coding sequence ATGATAAAACTAAATTTAAATAACGTAAAGTACCTGAACTTGAGCAATGAAAGATTAATTGAAAGCTTATTTTTAACTATCGAAAAAGAACTATCTTTTCAAGAAAAAATGCCAAACAATTTTGTTGGATGAAGAAGTTGACCGAAAAATTACGACAAAAAAGAATTTGTCGCAATGAAGAAAATAGCTAAACAATGAAATAAGGAAATGACTCATTCAAAAAAAACTAACTATTTAGTAGTTGTTGGTATAGGTGGAAGTTACTTAGGTTCAAAAGCAGCTCTTGATTTTATTCAAGGATTATATCCAAATAGAAATTGTGAATTTATGTTTTTAGGGAATACTATGTCATCTGATTACGTTTTTCAATGTTTAAAAAAATTAGAAGATGCAAATTTTTATGTAAATGTAATTTCTAAATCTGGAACAACTCTAGAACCATCAATCGGTTTTCACTTAGTATTAGATTTATTAATTAAGAAGTATGGCGAAAAAGAAGCAGCAACAAGAATAGTTTCAACAACTGATGCAAAAAAAGGGGTGTTGGTTGATATATCTAAAAAACTAGATGTTCCAACATTTGTCATTCCGGATAATATAGGTGGAAGATATAGTGTTCTTACACCGGTCGGTGTCTTTCCGATGCTAGTTGCTGGGATTGATGTAGATGCAATTTTTAAAGGAGCACAACAAGCGATGATCGATTTAAAAAAACCATCAATCAATAATCCTGCCTACTTATATGCTTACACAAGAAATATTTTAGCTAAACAAGGTAAAAGAGTAGAGACATTTGTTAGTTTCGAAATGCAAATGAATTTTTATAATGAATTTTTGAAACAGTTATTTGGCGAAAGCGAAGGAAAAGACCGTTTAGGTATTTGACCAACTTCATGCATATATTCAACCGATTTACATTCATTAGGGCAACCTATGCAAGAAGGACCAGACTTTTTATTTGAAACTTTTATTAAGATTAAGAGAGCTTGCAGCAATGTAGTTATTGAAAAAACAAAAGATAATCTAGATGGATTAAACTATTTGGATGGGAAAAATTTACATAGTATTAACTACGCAGCTTATACAGGAACATTGGATGCTCATTCTAATGATGGGCAAAAATCAATTATTGAAATTGAAATAGAATGTATGGATGCTTATAACTTTGGATATTTATCACAATTCTTCTTTAATGCATGTGCAATTTCATGTTTGATTCACGGAGTGAATCCGTTTGATCAAAACGGGGTTGAAGTTTACAAAAAAAATATGTTTAAATTATTAGGAAAAAAATAA
- a CDS encoding S1 RNA-binding domain-containing protein, with protein sequence MKIIKGKVTKITTFGVFVKTEDNKKGLLHISDFSDFYIDDLNKYFKENVEYSFIVKQFNPLTNKYNLSYKELNLSLRNTTSFRKIIESQSGFEPLHNLIENFIKE encoded by the coding sequence ATGAAAATAATCAAAGGTAAAGTAACTAAAATCACTACCTTCGGCGTATTTGTAAAAACAGAAGATAACAAAAAAGGTTTATTACATATTTCTGACTTTAGTGACTTTTATATAGACGACTTAAATAAATATTTTAAAGAAAACGTTGAATATAGTTTCATTGTTAAACAATTTAACCCATTAACAAATAAATATAATTTAAGTTATAAAGAATTAAATCTTTCATTACGAAATACAACAAGCTTTAGAAAAATCATTGAATCACAATCTGGGTTTGAACCTTTACACAATTTGATTGAAAATTTTATTAAGGAGTAA
- a CDS encoding NifU family protein yields MKIEDKITKTLDKIRPFLAQDGGGVEFIKFEDGIVYVKLLGACSNCQFKDTTIRDSIEDLLIEEVLGVIGVQEI; encoded by the coding sequence ATGAAAATTGAAGATAAAATAACAAAAACTTTAGATAAAATTCGTCCATTCCTTGCACAGGATGGCGGAGGTGTTGAATTTATTAAATTTGAAGATGGAATCGTCTATGTTAAATTACTTGGGGCTTGTTCTAATTGTCAATTTAAAGATACAACTATTAGAGATAGTATTGAGGACTTGTTAATTGAAGAAGTATTAGGAGTTATTGGAGTTCAAGAAATTTAA
- a CDS encoding 5-formyltetrahydrofolate cyclo-ligase, with protein sequence MSISKDEIRKEKLDLRKRMYATAVEKLSYQICERLIISEIITPNSRIGIYKPITNEVNVQHLAHWLKEENKSVLYTPRVLDHGDMIFEKVFKPISSLDLKYTDPLSGMVDGIEYFIIPLVAFDRKMNRIGFGKGYYDRYLNRYEKNCIKIGLAYSFQETIDIPSEPHDVKLDYIVTEKEIIKFLELQ encoded by the coding sequence ATGAGTATTTCAAAAGATGAAATTAGAAAAGAAAAATTAGATTTACGAAAAAGGATGTATGCAACTGCGGTTGAAAAATTGAGTTATCAAATTTGTGAGCGTTTAATTATTTCTGAAATAATTACGCCAAATTCACGCATCGGTATTTATAAACCAATAACAAACGAGGTAAATGTTCAACATTTAGCACATTGATTAAAAGAAGAAAATAAATCTGTTTTATATACGCCACGCGTTTTAGATCATGGCGACATGATTTTTGAAAAAGTATTTAAACCGATTTCTTCTCTTGATTTGAAATATACAGATCCATTAAGCGGAATGGTTGATGGAATTGAATATTTCATTATTCCATTGGTAGCATTTGATAGAAAAATGAATCGGATTGGTTTTGGGAAAGGTTACTACGATAGATATTTAAATAGATATGAAAAAAACTGCATTAAAATCGGTTTAGCTTATTCATTCCAAGAAACTATTGATATTCCGTCCGAACCTCATGATGTTAAATTAGATTACATCGTGACCGAGAAAGAAATAATTAAATTTCTTGAACTCCAATAA
- the sufB gene encoding Fe-S cluster assembly protein SufB — MSKKAINNEYKYGFSDNVKSFIEVKKGISRDLVKEISLLKNEPSWMTTLRLKSFDEFKKIDNPKWGPNLKKYINFDNYTYYIKSTQKPENDWKKIPKVIKETFNRVGIIDAEKEFLAGVSTQYESEVVYHKLEKELEELGVIFTDTDSALKNYPDLFKQHFASIVPSGDNKYSALNTAFWSGGSFIYIPKNVKLSKPLQSYFRINAKNMGQFERTLIIADENSELHYIEGCTAPTYQNDLLHAAVVEIIVHKNAKVRYTTIQNWSDNVINLVTKRAFVYENGLMEWIDGNIGAHINMKYPSCILAGEYAKGYTLSIAIAKKNTIIQDTGARMIHLANNTKSNIISKSISYNGGEVNYRGKIFISKNVKNADAKSSCDTLLLDNISRSSTIPVNVCNSSDSKIDHEAKVYELNEEEIYYLTSRGISKQEAIKMITLGFLETFSKELPMEYSVELNQLIKLDMEGSIG, encoded by the coding sequence ATGAGTAAAAAAGCAATTAATAATGAATATAAATATGGTTTTTCTGATAATGTTAAATCTTTTATAGAAGTTAAAAAAGGCATTTCTAGAGATTTAGTAAAAGAAATATCTCTTTTAAAAAATGAACCAAGTTGAATGACTACTTTGAGATTAAAATCATTTGATGAATTTAAAAAAATCGATAATCCAAAATGGGGACCAAATTTAAAAAAGTATATTAATTTTGATAATTATACTTATTACATTAAGTCGACACAAAAACCAGAAAATGATTGAAAAAAAATTCCAAAAGTAATTAAGGAAACTTTTAATAGAGTTGGAATAATAGATGCGGAAAAAGAATTTTTAGCCGGAGTGTCTACACAATATGAAAGTGAAGTAGTTTATCATAAATTAGAAAAGGAACTTGAAGAATTAGGAGTAATATTTACAGACACAGATTCGGCTTTAAAAAATTACCCCGATTTATTTAAACAACATTTTGCATCAATTGTTCCAAGTGGCGATAATAAGTATTCTGCACTAAATACTGCATTTTGAAGTGGAGGATCGTTTATTTATATTCCAAAAAATGTAAAATTATCGAAACCATTGCAATCATATTTCCGTATTAATGCCAAAAACATGGGTCAATTCGAAAGGACATTAATAATTGCTGATGAAAATTCAGAACTTCACTATATTGAAGGTTGCACAGCGCCAACGTATCAAAATGATTTGTTGCACGCAGCTGTTGTTGAAATTATTGTTCATAAAAATGCAAAAGTTCGTTATACAACAATTCAAAATTGAAGTGACAATGTTATCAATTTAGTGACAAAGCGTGCATTTGTTTACGAAAATGGATTGATGGAGTGAATAGATGGAAACATCGGTGCTCACATAAATATGAAATATCCCTCATGTATTTTAGCTGGCGAATATGCAAAAGGTTACACATTATCTATCGCAATCGCTAAAAAAAATACAATAATTCAAGACACAGGCGCTAGAATGATTCATTTAGCAAATAATACTAAGAGCAACATAATATCAAAATCCATTTCTTACAACGGGGGTGAAGTAAATTATCGCGGAAAAATATTTATTAGTAAAAATGTTAAGAATGCTGATGCAAAATCAAGTTGTGACACTCTCTTATTGGATAATATTTCTAGATCTAGTACAATCCCGGTTAATGTATGCAATTCTAGCGATTCAAAAATTGATCATGAAGCAAAAGTTTATGAATTAAATGAAGAAGAAATATATTATTTGACTAGTAGAGGAATTTCGAAACAAGAGGCTATTAAAATGATTACACTTGGTTTTTTAGAAACTTTTTCTAAGGAATTACCAATGGAATATAGTGTTGAATTGAATCAACTAATTAAATTAGATATGGAAGGAAGTATTGGTTAA
- the sufU gene encoding Fe-S cluster assembly sulfur transfer protein SufU, whose product MNLNETMLRQIIMDHYNNPQFKSIDSSWKIKRYNSPTCIDDITIGLVLENNTIKKIGFIGIACAICTSSTDIMIQEIKGKTVLEANKIIENYLNMIKGKEFNEDELNELIAFKNVNRQPSRVNCATLGINLIKEMINE is encoded by the coding sequence ATGAATTTAAATGAAACAATGCTACGTCAAATAATAATGGATCATTATAATAACCCACAATTTAAAAGTATTGATTCATCTTGAAAAATTAAAAGATATAATTCACCAACATGTATAGACGACATTACGATAGGGTTAGTTTTAGAAAATAATACTATAAAGAAAATTGGTTTTATTGGAATTGCATGTGCGATATGTACATCTTCAACAGACATAATGATTCAAGAAATTAAAGGCAAAACAGTTCTTGAAGCGAATAAAATTATTGAAAATTATTTAAATATGATTAAAGGTAAAGAATTTAATGAAGATGAACTAAACGAATTAATAGCTTTTAAAAATGTTAATCGTCAACCTAGCCGTGTTAATTGTGCAACTTTAGGAATTAATTTAATTAAGGAAATGATTAATGAGTAA
- a CDS encoding aminotransferase class V-fold PLP-dependent enzyme, with the protein MKNISSNIGAIKKQFPIFKKNKDLIFFDNSSTTLKPTKVIEAISHYDTFVSANFHRGVYKNAQEVDIKYTETKQAIAKLINANSDNEIIFTPNSSFGLNQIAHSMRTFLKPGDEIITSMLEHSSSILPIFRVAKELGCIVKYLPENLINIKWDDVQKLISPKTKWISLIHASNVLGYINDVENIGYNISQLTQKIYYSIDATQSIAHCKIDVKKIKCDFLSFSAHKLFGPTGIGALYMTRNIQINTEPLLLGGGNNHIIEESGYYTLKDESPSKFEIGTINLSGIFGFHACVQFFESLNLKSINAYEMELHHYCLRKLQNMPNVMVYNPKADLPIIIFEVEKLFAEDVAMQLGTKNICVRAGQHCVKLLGDKLIPKSTIRLSLSIYNTKKEIDTFINALKNLGDCLDAFF; encoded by the coding sequence ATGAAGAATATTTCAAGTAACATCGGCGCAATTAAAAAACAATTTCCAATTTTTAAGAAAAATAAGGATTTAATTTTTTTTGACAATAGTAGCACTACTTTAAAACCAACCAAAGTAATTGAGGCAATTTCTCACTATGATACTTTTGTGTCAGCAAATTTTCATCGAGGTGTCTATAAAAACGCACAAGAGGTTGATATTAAATACACTGAAACAAAGCAAGCAATTGCGAAATTGATTAATGCAAATAGTGACAATGAAATCATTTTTACACCTAATTCATCGTTTGGCCTAAATCAAATAGCTCATTCAATGAGAACTTTTTTAAAACCCGGTGATGAAATAATTACCTCTATGCTTGAACATTCAAGTTCTATTTTGCCAATTTTTAGAGTAGCAAAAGAGTTAGGATGTATAGTTAAATATCTTCCAGAAAATTTAATTAATATTAAATGAGATGATGTTCAAAAATTGATATCACCAAAAACTAAATGAATTTCGTTGATTCATGCCTCAAATGTTTTAGGCTATATTAATGATGTTGAAAATATTGGATATAACATTTCTCAATTAACTCAAAAAATTTACTATTCAATTGATGCAACACAGTCAATTGCACATTGTAAAATAGATGTAAAAAAAATTAAATGTGATTTCTTATCTTTTTCTGCGCACAAGCTATTCGGACCAACCGGTATAGGTGCTCTATACATGACTAGAAATATTCAAATTAATACCGAACCTTTATTGTTGGGGGGAGGTAATAATCATATTATTGAAGAGAGTGGTTATTACACATTGAAAGATGAATCTCCTTCAAAATTTGAAATTGGAACCATTAACTTAAGTGGTATATTTGGATTTCATGCATGTGTACAATTTTTTGAATCTCTAAATTTAAAATCTATTAATGCATACGAAATGGAACTACATCATTATTGTTTAAGGAAACTGCAAAATATGCCTAACGTTATGGTTTATAATCCAAAAGCAGATCTTCCAATTATTATTTTTGAGGTTGAAAAATTATTTGCAGAAGATGTGGCAATGCAATTAGGAACAAAAAATATTTGCGTTCGAGCAGGGCAACATTGTGTAAAATTGTTAGGAGATAAACTAATTCCCAAATCAACAATTCGTTTATCATTAAGCATTTATAACACTAAAAAAGAAATAGATACATTTATTAATGCATTAAAAAATTTAGGAGATTGCCTAGATGCATTTTTTTAA
- a CDS encoding SufD family Fe-S cluster assembly protein: MQNLLKIKLTNEINIDKSGIYQIDFNETIPNLTINVAGSDVSIWLIGNLPKIKWNIFPNVIKLERIFDISNNNFIIDNKFIQQTYIHDQVILASDSNQKVKCNISLLNQINYNLDFLGISKKNNIKDVEAIINHKCTNSKSFVKSFFLAQENSVNNVVINNKLAPKMSNCEVDQNILFLQTSPKTKCSGIPIIEATDNKVKASHSCFIGNINQDHVFYLRSKGIEKLKAEKILIFSMFNNIFTLNINKYIIKKYEEYFK; the protein is encoded by the coding sequence ATGCAAAACCTTTTAAAAATTAAATTAACAAATGAAATTAATATTGATAAGTCGGGTATTTATCAGATTGATTTCAACGAAACTATACCGAACCTGACAATTAATGTTGCAGGAAGCGATGTTTCTATTTGATTAATAGGTAATTTACCAAAAATTAAGTGAAATATTTTTCCAAACGTGATTAAATTAGAAAGAATTTTTGATATAAGCAACAATAATTTTATTATTGATAATAAATTTATTCAACAAACATATATCCACGATCAAGTAATATTAGCAAGTGATTCTAATCAGAAAGTTAAATGCAACATCTCGCTATTAAACCAAATTAATTATAATTTAGATTTTTTGGGAATATCTAAAAAAAATAACATTAAAGACGTTGAAGCGATAATAAATCATAAGTGCACAAATTCAAAATCTTTTGTAAAATCTTTTTTTCTTGCACAAGAAAATAGTGTTAATAATGTAGTTATTAATAATAAATTAGCTCCGAAAATGAGTAATTGCGAAGTTGATCAAAATATATTATTCTTACAAACTAGTCCGAAGACTAAATGTAGTGGGATACCAATCATTGAAGCTACAGATAACAAAGTAAAGGCTAGTCATTCATGTTTTATAGGAAATATTAACCAAGATCATGTTTTTTATTTGAGAAGCAAGGGCATTGAAAAATTAAAAGCAGAAAAAATATTAATTTTTAGTATGTTTAATAACATTTTTACCTTGAATATTAATAAATATATAATTAAAAAGTATGAAGAATATTTCAAGTAA
- the sufC gene encoding Fe-S cluster assembly ATPase SufC has translation MNLLEIKNLSVNADNKPILSNINLVIKIGEKHAILGPNGQGKSTLLQVIMGNPKYQIISGQIIWKNKDITDLKPEDRSKLGIFLAWQNPIAIPGVQTLDYLRLLVNSHSEEKLSTIKFYKLIESKIDLLDMPSDFKERYLNVNFSGGEKKRFEIMQMLLINPQLSMLDEIDSGLDIDSINFICNMIQTDNLNKSFILISHYDKFLLNLNVDYVHILVDGQIVKTGKSDLITEIHNNGFNKYLTKKNRIYLEQCLNAKPFKN, from the coding sequence ATGAATTTACTAGAAATAAAAAATTTAAGTGTGAATGCAGACAATAAACCAATACTATCAAATATAAATTTAGTTATTAAAATTGGTGAAAAACATGCAATTTTAGGGCCAAACGGACAAGGCAAATCTACATTGCTTCAAGTCATTATGGGAAATCCTAAGTATCAGATTATTTCGGGTCAAATAATTTGGAAAAATAAGGATATTACAGATTTAAAACCAGAAGATCGTTCAAAATTAGGTATATTTTTAGCCTGACAAAATCCTATCGCTATACCTGGAGTTCAAACATTAGATTACTTAAGATTATTAGTTAATTCCCATAGCGAAGAAAAATTATCAACTATAAAATTTTATAAATTAATTGAAAGCAAAATAGATTTATTAGACATGCCATCTGATTTTAAAGAGAGATATTTAAATGTTAATTTTTCTGGTGGAGAAAAAAAACGTTTTGAAATTATGCAAATGTTACTAATTAATCCACAATTATCTATGCTTGATGAAATTGATTCTGGTCTAGATATTGATTCAATAAATTTTATTTGTAACATGATCCAAACAGATAATCTTAATAAGTCATTTATCTTAATCAGTCATTACGATAAATTTTTGCTTAATTTAAATGTCGATTATGTTCATATTTTAGTTGATGGACAAATTGTTAAAACCGGGAAAAGTGATTTAATCACAGAAATCCACAATAATGGTTTTAACAAATATCTAACTAAGAAAAATCGAATTTATTTGGAGCAATGTTTAAATGCAAAACCTTTTAAAAATTAA
- a CDS encoding HIT family protein, with protein MSNNYNPNCPFCKIIKKEWKSYIVYETSNVLAILDIHPITIGHTLIMPKHHHQDFLQTPIEILKEVDEVAKEVMQLMKKKLNVNNFNVATNIGKLACQEVMHYHLHIIPRYEQKKETNPKNTRLKITDHDLEYLCKQFQVL; from the coding sequence ATGAGTAATAACTATAATCCTAATTGCCCCTTCTGTAAAATAATAAAAAAAGAATGAAAATCTTATATTGTTTATGAAACTAGTAATGTTCTAGCAATTTTAGACATTCACCCAATCACAATAGGACACACACTTATAATGCCAAAGCATCACCATCAAGATTTTTTGCAAACACCAATTGAAATTTTAAAGGAAGTAGATGAAGTCGCTAAAGAAGTGATGCAATTAATGAAGAAAAAACTAAATGTGAATAATTTTAATGTTGCGACAAATATTGGAAAATTAGCTTGCCAAGAGGTAATGCATTACCATTTACACATTATCCCAAGATATGAACAAAAAAAAGAAACAAATCCTAAAAATACAAGACTAAAAATTACTGATCATGATCTTGAATATCTTTGTAAACAATTTCAAGTTCTTTAA
- a CDS encoding lysylphosphatidylglycerol synthase transmembrane domain-containing protein yields MPITARKPKSRTKLYLYMVMGILSLGILFGTLFGFILQDPDKILNFFRHTEWWAILLILMYPFLKGIIFGTLQKYIFHKYNISIPLWKTIVVFSLSNFLGVVTPFGLGGDAMKIYILRRNGFTSSQVLPGIIFVNIMNQVVSLIIIAFGGFYLLANPSFAESLFQIHQHDTKAINSNIGFGVIVIIFIAIGIFLQVTWGLTLLSVTVSGSFQKRIMKIVHWFTTKILKNRDLARVNEIKMNNTFEILAHDFKRFFKMPPVLFISFIMILMFFVYQGSLAYFAVVGIDKISSSDFPGMNIFETIIISIMVELANVFVPIPGGSGTLDLSFNYLMNNLLLFTSAPWMNKNDIASITTSTLLFIRIAITFSVIAWGLLFVIFIKIMKTKKKNEQLFFVDEFMDLILDVNKIRRDQRHNDFEEFFKELEIVYKDIQDHDQ; encoded by the coding sequence ATGCCAATAACAGCTAGAAAACCAAAAAGTCGTACAAAGTTATATTTATATATGGTGATGGGGATCCTTTCATTAGGGATTTTATTTGGAACATTGTTTGGTTTTATTCTTCAAGATCCAGATAAAATATTGAATTTTTTTCGTCACACAGAATGATGAGCGATTTTATTAATTTTAATGTATCCATTTTTGAAGGGAATAATTTTTGGAACACTCCAAAAATATATTTTCCATAAATATAATATAAGCATTCCGTTATGAAAAACTATTGTAGTTTTCTCTTTATCTAATTTTTTAGGAGTTGTCACCCCTTTTGGGTTAGGTGGCGACGCAATGAAAATTTATATATTGCGTAGAAATGGTTTTACTTCCTCACAAGTATTGCCTGGAATAATTTTTGTTAATATTATGAATCAAGTTGTGAGTTTAATAATTATCGCTTTTGGAGGATTTTATTTATTAGCAAATCCGTCTTTTGCTGAAAGTTTGTTTCAAATTCATCAGCATGACACAAAAGCTATTAATTCGAATATCGGTTTTGGAGTTATAGTGATAATATTTATTGCTATTGGAATATTTTTACAGGTTACTTGGGGACTAACATTGTTATCTGTAACTGTTAGTGGTAGTTTTCAAAAGCGCATCATGAAAATTGTTCATTGATTTACAACAAAAATATTAAAAAATCGTGATTTAGCAAGAGTAAATGAAATAAAAATGAACAATACATTTGAAATTTTAGCTCATGATTTTAAAAGATTTTTTAAAATGCCACCTGTTCTATTTATTAGTTTCATAATGATACTAATGTTTTTTGTTTATCAAGGTTCATTGGCTTATTTTGCTGTTGTTGGTATTGACAAAATTTCAAGTAGTGATTTTCCAGGTATGAACATTTTTGAAACGATAATTATTTCAATTATGGTGGAACTAGCTAATGTGTTTGTTCCTATTCCTGGCGGGAGTGGAACTTTAGACCTATCATTCAATTATTTAATGAATAATTTATTATTATTTACATCAGCTCCATGAATGAATAAAAATGATATTGCAAGTATTACAACATCAACATTATTATTTATTCGTATAGCTATTACTTTTTCTGTTATTGCGTGAGGATTATTATTTGTAATTTTTATTAAAATTATGAAAACAAAAAAGAAAAATGAACAATTATTTTTTGTCGATGAATTTATGGATTTAATTTTAGATGTAAATAAAATTCGTCGAGACCAAAGACATAATGATTTTGAGGAATTTTTTAAAGAACTTGAAATTGTTTACAAAGATATTCAAGATCATGATCAGTAA